The DNA segment GATGTGCACGAAGCGCGGCACGGTCAAGAAAACGGCGCTGTCCGAATTCTCAAATCCGCGCTCAAACGGCATTATCGCCATCAACATCGAAGACGGCGACGAGCTGCTTGACGCGGCATTGACCGATGGAAGCAATGAAGTCATTATCGGCACGACGGAAGGCAAGGCCGTGCGCTTCAATGAAAGCGACGTGCGTGCGATGGGACGAACAGCCATCGGCGTACGCGGCGTGCTGCTCAAGCCCGGTATTGACGCCGTCGGCATGATTGTGGTGCGCGGAGATTCGACGATTCTCACCGTTACCGAAAAGGGTTACGGCAAGCGCAGCGACGTTTCGGATTACCGCTTGACCAAACGCGGTGCGGGCGGCGTGCTTGCGCTTAAAACCACCGACAAGACCGGTCGAATGGTTGCGATGAAGGAAGTCGGAGATAACGACGACCTGATTATCATTACCGAGCAGGGTGTCGTGATTCGCCAGAGCGTGAAGGATGTTCGTACGATGAGTCGCGTCACTCAAGGCGTACGCGTCATAAAACTGGATAACGGAGATAAAGTCGCCGACGTCGCGAAAATCGTCAACGAGGAAGACGACGGCGAAATGGAATTGGATACGGACGTTTAATTATCGAAATCAGAACACAGGGGAGAACTGTGCACACATTGCCTGAAGTTACGGTTGCGGATATGGGGGTTGCCGAGTCACGGCACGGGTTGCTCTCAACCCGGCTGAAGGAAGCCACCGATGCCCTGCACCACGAAGTTGAACATGGCTCTGAGATTAACCGGCGCATCGTAACGAAGGTTCGCGCTGACGACGCGGACGCGGATGCTCAAAGAACACAATATCGCGACGCGTACATACTGTTCCTCAAGTCCGCATATGGTTTCGAGCGAGCCGTGCTCGGCGCAGTGCACGAATTCGGATTGCGCACGGACTTGAAGGAGACCGGCTACTTTGCGGAACATGTCGACGCGGCGATGCTGTGCGAGCGGGATATTGAGCTGCTCACTGGGTCGCGTGAAAGACTTGAAGTTCCATACGATTTTCCGCGTATCAAATCGGTCGCGGAGCTCGCCGGTGTCGAGTATGTCCGGCGCGGCTCGCGCAACGGCAACGCCTTCATCGCTCATGCCGTGCGCGGTAACATCGGAGTCGGTCCGGACAACGGAGCCGCATTTCTGAACCTCGACAACGGTCAAACTCGTCCCAACTGGATGCGGTTCAAAGGCTGGCTTGACTCGCTTGATTTGAGCGAAGTGGAATTTGAACAGGCTGTTCATGCTGCGCAGGAGACGTTTCGTGCCGTGGGCAAGTGGCATGCGCAGGTGTGCAGATAATTGACAGCGAACCGGGAATGAACGTGAAACGCAAACAGGACATGAGCTACAAGCACGGTATCGCCGGGTCAACTCGCAAGCGTTCACTGTTGTCCAGCTTCTGGCTGCCCATGGCCGGAAGCGTCATGGACTTCTTCGCGGTCCTGATGGCTTCGCTGCTTGCCTTTTATGTTCGCTTCTTCGGTCCCGTCTATGAAGTCTTCCACTCCTATTGGGTGCCCAGCGCGGTCGAATATCTCTCGTTTGGCGCGATTCTCGGTTTGACGTATGTTGTCATCGGGTGGTCGTCAGGCCTTTATCAGACGGAAACAGCCAGCCCGCTCGACCGTGAAATCGGCCGCATTATCCGGGGATCTATTCTCTCGATGGGTCTGGTGATGGCGGGCATCTTTTTCTACCGGGAGTTCAGCTACTCGCGGCTGGTGTTTTTGCTGACCGTCGCGCTCATGGTTCCATCACTTGTCATCGCGCGTGCGGTGTATCAGCGGATGCGACGCTCGTTGTTCAATCGCGGCATCGGCGTGCAGCGCATCGCCGTGTGGGGAACTGGTATTGAAGCGGCGCGTTTGTGGGAAAATCTTGACCACCAACTCGCTCGCGGTTATGAGCTTGTCGGAGCACTCGGAAAGTCACCCGTGCCCGATGGGCCAAGCCTGGGTGAAGTGCAGATGCTTCGCAATCTTTGGCAGGAGCACGAACTCGACGCGGTGATGCTTGCACCGTCAAGCGATGAAGAAGCGCTCATGGGCGATGTCGTCAAGGCCGCGGAGGGAACGCCGCTTGAGCTTCTGTATGTGCCGCCCGCAATGGATGTCACACGTTCGCGCGTTGTGGTTACGGAAATCGGCGGCAAGCCGGTGCTGAAGCTGAAGACGCTCACGATGGCAGGTTGGGGATATGTCGCCAAGCGCATCATGGACTTCACATTTTCGGCGCTTTTCCTGCTCGTGTTCTCGTGGCTCTATGCGCTGATTGCAGTCGCTGTGCTGATTGACAGCGGCAAACCGCTGTTCTACCGGCAACGGCGTGTCGGCATGGACGGCCACGAATTCGATATGATTAAATTCCGTTCCATGCGGACCGACGCCGAAGCCAAGACCGGTGCGGTGTGGGCGGTGCGCGGCGACCCCCGCGTGA comes from the bacterium genome and includes:
- a CDS encoding biliverdin-producing heme oxygenase, which gives rise to MHTLPEVTVADMGVAESRHGLLSTRLKEATDALHHEVEHGSEINRRIVTKVRADDADADAQRTQYRDAYILFLKSAYGFERAVLGAVHEFGLRTDLKETGYFAEHVDAAMLCERDIELLTGSRERLEVPYDFPRIKSVAELAGVEYVRRGSRNGNAFIAHAVRGNIGVGPDNGAAFLNLDNGQTRPNWMRFKGWLDSLDLSEVEFEQAVHAAQETFRAVGKWHAQVCR
- a CDS encoding sugar transferase — its product is MKRKQDMSYKHGIAGSTRKRSLLSSFWLPMAGSVMDFFAVLMASLLAFYVRFFGPVYEVFHSYWVPSAVEYLSFGAILGLTYVVIGWSSGLYQTETASPLDREIGRIIRGSILSMGLVMAGIFFYREFSYSRLVFLLTVALMVPSLVIARAVYQRMRRSLFNRGIGVQRIAVWGTGIEAARLWENLDHQLARGYELVGALGKSPVPDGPSLGEVQMLRNLWQEHELDAVMLAPSSDEEALMGDVVKAAEGTPLELLYVPPAMDVTRSRVVVTEIGGKPVLKLKTLTMAGWGYVAKRIMDFTFSALFLLVFSWLYALIAVAVLIDSGKPLFYRQRRVGMDGHEFDMIKFRSMRTDAEAKTGAVWAVRGDPRVTRVGKFLRRWSLDEIPQFWSVLRGDMSLVGPRPERPEFVNKFAEYIPNYLDRHRVKSGLTGWAVVNGLRGSETTIEERTAYDLYYVENWSLWLDIRILLRTVAAVISGKGAM